TCCCGGGAGAAGGCAATGCCGAGTGAAGCCGTGTGCGGACCGAGCGCATAATCAGCCACGATTGCCTGCGCTACTAGATCCGGACGCTGTGGCGAGAGCCGCGTATCAACATGCTGGCCATAATAGCTGTAAGGCCAGCCATAGAATGCCCTTCCTTTACCGATGTGATGTAGTCGGGCACGATATCGCTGCCAATCTCGTCACGTTCATTGACCGCTACCCACAGTGCACCGGTTTCGGGCTCAAAGGTCAGGCCGTTCGGGTTGCGCAGCCCTGTCGCATAGGGTGTCAGTTTTCTTGTGTTCAGGTCCAGCCTGTCTATTCGTGCCCGTCCTTCCTCGGCCTGCATGCCATTATCGGCGACATTGCTGTTGGAGCCTACGGTCACATACAGGAAACGTCCATCCGGGCTGGCGAGCAGGTTCTTTGTTCAATGATGGTTGTAGCCTGCCGGCAGATTCGTAACCTTGGTTCCTGGCGCGTCTATCCGCGTGTCGCCCTCATGATAGGGAAAACGGAAAATGGCGTTGGCATTGGCGACATAGAGATCATTGCCCACCAGGGCCATCCCGAAGGATGAATAGAGATGGTCAAGGAACACCGTGCGGGTATCCGCCGATCCGTTGCCCCTGGTGTCACGCAGCAGGATGATCCGGTTCGGGCTGGCCGCGCCCGCGCCGACCTTTCCCATCACGAATCCCGCGACCCGATTTTTGAGGGTCAAGATATCCGTTTTGGGTGAGTTGCTCTCGGCTACCAGAATATCGCCGTTCGGTAGTCGGTAGAGCCATTGGGGGACGGTCGAGATCCTTCGCATAAGGTGCAACCGCCAGCCCCTGAGCGGGTGCAGGCGCCTGCCCATCCGCCCAGCCTGCAGGCGATGTCATTCCGGGAACTGGCTGGCGGGAAAAGGACATGCAATGTATCGTTCAGGCGACTGTGAAAATGGGCAAAAGCTGTTTCGCATTCAGGAAAAGAATGTTTCTCATCGTATAAGGTTGCAGAAAAAAGCTGTCTCAGGCATGTCCGTTTTGGTCCAGCGCTCTTGGGAAGAGCCTGCCGGCCCAGACGTCTCCCCTGATCAGACAGACACATACGCGCCACCCTTACGACCCGACCGAAAATGAACTGATCTATTTCAGTTGGTTATTGATTGATCGGTAGCGGTAACCTGATGAGATCATGATGGCCTGGGCTGAAATCATCCGCCCTGTCATCAGGCGCGTGGCTGTTATGCTGACACATTGTTTCATGCTGTGATATGATCGTATGCATTTTTTTGTATTTATTTTCATTCACCTATATTTTATATTATTAATCAATAAAGGTGCCAGGAATTGTATATAATAATAACTGATCGCCATTCCGTATATAAATACTGAACATAGGAAATAAACATGCCTGTTGAGCAGATGCGTAAGAATATGTCGGAAAATGCCGGTTTTATCGCGGCCCTGGATCAGAGCGGTGGGTCCACGCCGGGGGCGCTGCGGCATTACGGCATACCCGACAGCGCCTACAGCACCGATGCCCAGATGTTTGCCCTCATGCATGAAATGCGGGTCAGGGTCATTACCGCCCCGGCCTTTACGGGCAAGAAGATCATCGCCGCCATTTTGTTCGAGCAGACCATGAACGGACTGGTCAAAGACACGCCCGTCCCTACCTATCTGTGGCAGGAAAAGGGGGTTGTCCCGTTCCTGAAGGTGGACAAGGGACTGGAACCCGAAGCGGGCGGCGTGCAGGTGATGAAACCCATTCCCACCCTTGAAGCCATGCTGGACCAGGCGGTGAGCAAGGGCATTTACGGCACGAAGGCGCGCTCGGTCATCCGTCTGCCCGAGCGCGAGGGCATTGCCGCCATCGTGAAGCAGCAGTTCACTCTGGCCGAGCAGGTTGCGGCACGTGGCCTTGTTCCCATCATGGAACCAGAAGTCCTGATCAAAAGCCCGGACAAGGCAGGGGCGGAAGCCCTGCTGCATGATGAACTGCACCGTGGGCTGGATGCTCTGCCGGGTGACTATCAGGTGATGATCAAGGTCTCGATCCCTGAAAAGGCCGATCTTTACCTTGACCTGATCAAGCATCCGCGCGTGCAGCGCGTGGTGGCGCTGTCCGGTGGGTACCCGCGTGATGAAGCCTGCCAGCGGCTGGCGGCCAACCATGGCATGATCGCCAGCTTCTCGCGTGCGCTGCTGCAGGACCTGCGCTACACCATGACGGATGCGGAATTCGATGCAGCCCTGGCAAAAGCCATCGAACAGATTTTCAAGGCATCGACGCAGAAGGGTTGATACCCGTCCTTCTTTGTCCCCGACAGAAAACGGCTTCCGGTGCATTCCGGAAGCCGTTTTTTTGTCCGCCTGCCGTGCCCTTCAGGCAGACGGACGTGTGGATACCGTTCCATCCTGCGGCATGGAACGTGCACCCAGGTCTCGCAGCGGCCACCCGGCAAGCAGGTGAGATTCAATATTTTCCAGCGAAACCCCTTTTGTTTCCGGCACGTAAAACAGCGTGATCACGATAAACAGCGCATTCATACCAGCAAACAGCCAGAAGGTATGGGCTTCCCCCAATGTGTCGAGCACGCTGAGGAAGGTATTGCTGACTGCCCAGTTGGTCGCCCAGTTGGTAAAGGTGGAGCAGACAATGCCAAAGTCACGACCGCGCAGAGGCTGGATCTCGGCGCATAACGTCCAAACCAGTGGCCCGGCGCCAATGGCGAAGCCCAGCACAAACACCAGCAGCGACCCGACCATGGCGATCTGAGCCGTGGTGTCATGCCCGCCATATTCAACCAGGCCGCCTGCCAGCAGCATGCTGCCTGTCATGATGGCGCAGCTGAGCAGCAGCAGCGGCCGCCGGCCCCAGCGGTCCACCGTCACGATCGCGACGCAGGTGGCGACAAGGTTGATCAGACCGATCAGCGCCGTGGCCCAGCCTGCGGCGGATGCGCCGAAATCGGCGGCCTGAAAGACTTTGGGCGCATAATACATCAGCACGTTGATGCCGGTAAGCTGCTGCATGATCTGCAACACGATGCCCAACCCGACCGAGCGGCGGAAGTTGGCGTTGTTGCGGAAAAACGAAAACCCTTCCGACCGGCCCCGGGTCAGTTCCGTGGCAATATCGGATATTTCCCGGTCAGCCTGCTGCGGGCTTGGCCGCAGGTAACGCATCACCGTGCGTGCACGCAGCCTTTCCCCCCGCATCATGAGCCAGCGCGGGCTGTCAGGCAGGAACAGACAGCCGATGAGAAAGATGGTTGCGGGCACCGTCATGAGTCCCAGCATCCACCGCCAGTGCGCACCATTTGCGAGCATGCCATCGGTTACGTAGGACAGGAAAATGCCGCCTGTCATCATCAACTGGTAACACGCGATCATGGACCCCCGCTGCGCCACGGCCGAGACTTCGGATATGTAAAGGGGGGCCGTAAAAGCCGCGATCCCCACCGCGAAGCCAAGGAAAATCCGACCGATGATGAGAACGGCGACGGACGGGGCCAACGCGCTGATCAGGGACCCGAGCAGAAAAAGAACGGACGAACCCAGCAGCGCGCGCCTGCGACCAAAGCGGAAAGAGATTGTCCCGGCAATTAGTGACCCCACGGCCGCCGCCGCCATCATGGAGGAGACGATCCATTCCTGCATGCGTGGCGATGCATTGAAATCCGTGCCGATAAAGCGCAGCGCACCCGCGATCACCCCGGTATCCAGCCCGAACATGAGACCGGCAAGGGCCGCCAGTACCCCCACCACAATGGCATGTCCCGTAGTCGATGCGGCAGGGGAGGATGCCTGACCCTGTGGGCGGGCATGTGTCATGGCGCGGGAAACCAGATCTTCTTCGGGCATGCGTGACACCTTTTCTTTTTATTTATTGGAATGCGGCTGTTCCGCTACATGATTGATGGGAAAGCTCCAGCCCGACCATCATGAACGGTCGGGTCATTACAGACGCTGATATGCATGCATCAATGCATGGATAGCCCCCTGTTGAACAACAGATATGAACCCGGTCGCCAACATTTTTCTGTGACCCGGATATCTAAAATTTTTATATAAATCTAAGAAAATCCTGATAATGGCGATAAAGGGCCATTCGTCAGGTCTGATATCCGTCACTTTCAGCATGATGGACAGGAAAATATCCCATTACAGGGTATATGGAATGTGTTATGTAAAATTCGCATTAAAGATATAAGTAAAAGTATTGTATATCTGAATAAGAACCGTATCTCTGGATTGAATCGACTCCGTGAACGTATTTTATGTTTACATATGTTATATCCATAAATTCTAAAAAAACTTCTGTTATGATTCTCTGTTATTTCTTCAATATGTAATCCTGCACATATTTTTGTGTACCGGAGCGATATCCGGACCTGTTTCAAGGTGTCTGGCACAGTCCGTGCACCCATGCGTTCCTGACTCCTGTTTTGTGCTTAAAACGGCGGAAAACAGCACATTTTCAGACTTTGACATATCTTGTTACATTCCCATAGCAGCATATAAAAAATGTATGCCCATGCGCAGAGAGAATAAATACGTATCAAGAACTCGTGAATGAGCAAGGCTGGCATTAGGGCGGAATTGGGACTTCAATGCAGGAACTGCCGCGCCGGACATGACGGCCTGTTCCATGTGAATGAACCGCAGGACTGAATTAATTACATCCAGCCCTCGGGTTATATTGGAAAGATGTCAGCGCATCAGTCCCTGTACTGTCATGGATGGCAGCAGGGTAATGGATCTCGGCACAGATATGTGACGTACGTGACATGCGGGCATGACAGGATGAAAGCCGTCCCTTCATGCAGTTTCATGTAACGCCCGGAACTCACAGGGCTGGCCGTGACAATGGAGGACGGTTTTCATGCGTTCATTATTTCCCTGTCCCGTATGGGCACCCGATGGTGCCGGCACTGCACGGGTGGATATTGATACCCTGTGCATCAATACAATCCGTACATTGGCCATGGATGCGGTGCAGAAAGCCAATTCCGGCCACCCGGGCACCCCCATGGCGCTGGCCCCGCCAGCCTATGCCTTGTGGCGCGAGGTTCTGAACTACGATCCCGCCAATCCCCTGTGGCCCAACCGCGACCGCTTCGTGCTGTCAATCGGCCATGCCTCCATGCTGCTGTATTCGCTGATCTACCTTGCTGGTATCCGTGATGTAAAAGATGGCCGCATACTGGCAGACAGGCCTTCGCTGACCCTTGCGGATATCGAGCAGTTCCGCCAGCTCAATTCCCGCACCCCTGGCCACCCGGAATACGGCCACACCGCCGGCGTCGAGACCACGACCGGCCCGCTGGGGCAGGGATGTGGCAACTCCGTCGGCATGGCCATCGCCCAGAAATGGCTGGCCGCGCATTTCAATAAACCCGGCTTCGATCTGTTCACCTACCACACCTACACATTCTGCGGTGATGGCGACAACATGGAAGGCGTATCGAGTGAGGCCGCATCCATCGCGGGCCACCTGAAGCTGGGCAACCTGACATGGATCTATGACAGCAACCATATTTCCATCGAGGGCAATACCCGCATCGCCTTTACCGAAAGCGTGCACAAACGCTTCGAGGCTTATGGCTGGTATGTGCTGGAACTCAAGGACGCGAACGATACAGGCGATTTCCGCCGCCTGTTGGCCGAGGCGAAGGCGGAAACATCCCGGCCCACGCTGATTATCGTGCATTCCATCATCGGCTGGGGTTCGCCACACAAGGCGGGCACGGCTGCGGCGCATGGCTCGCCCCTGGGGGTGGAGGAAATACGCGAAACCAAGAAATTCTACGGCTGGCCGGAAGACAAAAGTTTCTATGTGCCTCAGGGCGTGCCGGAACACTTCCAGCAGGGCATCGCCACACGCGGAGCCGCCGCCAGCAGGGCGTGGTATGATCTGCTGGCCCGTTACCGCACGGCACACCCCGACCTTGCGGCCGAACTTGACCTGATCCTGGCTGGAAAGCTGCCCGAGGGTTGGGAGCGCCAGATCAGCGATTTTCCTGCCGATGCCAAGGGTCTTGCCTCCCGCGCCAGTTCCGCGACCGTGCTCAATCAGGTGGCGGCCAGCTACCCGTGGATGATTGGTGGGTCAGCCGACCTGTCGCCTTCTACCAAGACGCACCTGACGTTTGACGGCGCGGGTGATTTCCAGCCCCCGCAATGGGGCGGAACCTATGGCGGACGCAACCTGCATTTTGGCGTGCGCGAACATGCCATGGGGTCGATCTGCAACGGGCTGGCGCTCTCTTCCCTGCGGCCCTACTGCTCCGGCTTCTTCATCTTTTCCGATTACATGAAGCCACCCATCCGCCTTGCGGCGCTGATGAAACTGCCGGTGCTGTATATCTTCACCCATGATTCCATCGGGGTGGGAGAAGACGGCCCGACCCATCAGCCGGTCGAACAGCTGGCCCAGCTTCGTGCCACGCCGGGCGTAACCCTTATCCGCCCGGCGGATGCCAACGAGGTTGCTGAAGCCTGGCGCACCCTTGTTCCGCTGGTTGATCGTCCCACCGTTCTGGTCCTGACCCGCCAGAACCTGCCCACCATCTGCCGCAAAACCTATGCCCCGGCCAGTGGTCTGGCAAAAGGTGCCTACGTGCTGGCCGACAGCAGCACCGGCACGCCTGATATCATCCTTATGGCAACAGGCAGCGAGGTCGGGCTGATCGTGAAAGCCTTCGAACAACTCAGGGCCGAAGGGGTCAAGGCCCGCATCGTCTCCATGCCGTCATGGGATCTGTTCGAAGCCCAGCCCCAGTCCTATCGCGACAGCGTGCTGCCGCCCGATGTCACCGCCCGCGTGGCGGTGGAACAGGCCGCACGGCTTGGGTGGGAACGCTATGTCGGCCTGCGTGGGGCGACCATCGTCATGCATAGCTTCGGCGCGTCCGCTCCGGCGGGTGAATTGGAGGTCAAATTCGGCTTCACGGTGGAAGCCGTCCTGGCCGAAGCCCGCGGGCAGCTTGCCGCCCAACGCTGAACGCCCGCCCCACCATAATTGCGACAGGACAGCCACCACGCGCCACCGGCCGGATGGCTGGCTGCAACACATGAAGGAAACACACCATGACCGCGTATGACGCCGGCACCAGTGAAGCCGCCAATCCGCTGAAACAGATGGCCCGCTTTGGCCAGTCCCCATGGCTGGACTTCATCCAGCGCTCCTATACAGAAAGCGGCAAGCTAAAAAAGCTGGTAGAAGAAGACGGGCTGAAAGGAGTTACCTCCAACCCGTCCATCTTCCAGAAAGCCATGGGCCACGGCACCGATTACGATCCGCAGATCCGCCAGATCCTTGAACACCAGATCGTGGATGCTGGAACGCTGTATGAAACACTGGCGATCCACGACATCCGTGCGGCGGCAAAGGTGCTGCACCCGGTCTATGAACAGACCGCGAAGGTGGATGGCTATGTCAGCCTTGAGGTCTCGCCTTATCTGGCGCGTGATACCAGCGCCACCATCGCCGAAGCACGGCGGCTGTGGCTTGCTGTTGGCGCGCCCAACCTCATGATCAAGATACCCGGCACGGATGAAGGCGCGCCCGCAGTCCGGGCCGCCATCGCCGCAGGGATCAATGTCAACGTCACACTGCTGTTCTCGCTCAATGCCTACAAGAAGGTGGTGGAAGCCCATATCGCCGGGCTGGAAGACCGCCTGAGCCGTGGCGAAAGTGTGAAGGGGATCGCAAGCGTCGCCTCCTTCTTTGTCAGCCGCATCGATGTAAAAATCGATAAGGAGATCGATGATCGTATCGCGGTGGGCGACAGGGATGCCACCGCGCTGAAGGCCCTGCGTGGCAAGGTTGCGATCGCCAACGCCAAACTGGCCTATGAATACTGGCAGGGCGTGGTGAAAAGCCCGCGCTGGCAGAAACTGGCGCAGGCCGGTGCCATGCCCCAGCGCCTGCTGTGGGCCAGCACCAGCACGAAGGACAAGACGTTCAGCGACGTGCTGTATGTGGACGGCCTGATCGGCCCGGAAACCGTCAACACCATTCCCCCCGCCACCTTTGATGACTTCCGCGATCACGGCAGGGTTGCACAGACACTGACACAGGACGTACCGGGCGCACACACGGTAATCAGCGAGGCTCGGCGTCTTGGCCTTGATCTGGATGGCGTGACACGGACACTGGTGGATGAAGGGGTGCGCGGCTTCGAGGAGGCATTCGACGCCCTGCTTGGCTCGATTGCCGCCAAGCAGGCAGCATTTCTGGGCCACAGGCTTACCACAACCACGCTCAACCTGCCTGCCGACCTTGATGCGGCGGTCAGGGCCGAGCTGGAAACATGGCGCACGCAGGGGAACGTCCGCCGCCTGTGGGAGCGCGACGCCACGCTGTGGACCGGGCATGACGAGGCAAGCTGGCTGAAATGGCTCAGTATTGTTGATGACCAGTTGCTGGACCTGTCGAAGTTCGAGGAATTCCAGGCCGAAGTGAAGGCGCGCGGCTTCCGTGACGCGCTGTTGCTGGGCATGGGTGGATCGAGCCTTGGGCCGGAAGTCCTGTCGGTGACATTTGGCGGGTATGAAGGCTTTCCGCGCCTGTATGTGCTCGACAGCACCGACCCGCAGCAGATCAGGGATTTTCAGGACAGGATCGATATCAGCAAAACGCTGTTCATCGTCTCGTCAAAATCCGGCGGCACGCTGGAGCCGAATATCCTCAAGGCCTATTTCTTCGATCAGGCGAAAAAGGTGCTCGGCGACAAGGCCGGGTCGCACTTCATCACCGTGACCGATCCCGGTTCGCACATGGAAGACGTGGCGAAGAAGGACGGGTTCTGGAAAATCTTCTACGGCAACAGACAGATCGGTGGTCGGTATTCCGTGCTGTCCGATTTCGGCATGGTGCCCGCAGCCATCGCTGGCCTGCCGCTGAAGCGGCTGCTGGATTCGGCCCTGCGGGGAGAAAAATCCTGCGCTGCATCGGTCCCGCCCGCGCAGAACCCCGGCGTGGTGCTGGGCAGCGTGCTTGGCGTGGCCGCGCGTAATTTCGGCCGGGACAAGGTCACGCTGCTGGCATCGCCTGCCATATACGACATGGGCGCGTGGCTGGAACAGCTGCTGGCGGAATCAACAGGCAAGGACGGCCGCGGCCTGATCCCCATTGACGGGGAAACCGCCGGACCCGCATCCGTTTATGGCAAGGACCGCGTGTTCATCTACCTGCGCCTGAGCGGAAAACCGTGTGAGAAACAGGATGCGGCGTTCAAAAAGCTGATCGCGGCGGGCGAGCCGGTCGTGACCATCGAACTGCATGACCGCTACCAGATTGCCGAGGAATTCTTCCGTTGGGAATTTGCGACCGCCGTCGCCGGTTCAATCATCGGCATCAATGCCTTCAACCAGCCTGATGTCGAGGCATCGAAGATCGAGACGAAAAAGATCACCACCGCCTATAACGAAACAGGCAGGCTGCCGCCGTACGAACCGTTTGCGAAAGACGGCAGCTTTGCCTTCTATGCCGACCCGAAGAATGCGGCGGCACTCAGGGTCGGCCATACGGCGGAAGGGATACTGAAGGCCCATTTTGCTCGCGGCAAGGCGGGCGATTATGTCGCCTTGCTGGCCTATATCGACCGCGACACGGCCACGCGCGAATGGCTGCAGCAGGTGCGGCTGTCGGTGCGCGATGGGCTGAAACTGGCCACGGCGGCCGAGTTCGGCCCGCGCTTCCAGCATTCCACCGGCCAGGCTTACAAGGGTGGGCCCAACACGGGCGTATTTTTGCAGATCACCTGTGATGACGCAGTAAACCTGCCGGTACCGGGGGAGAAATACACCTTCAGCATCGTCAAGGAAGCGCAGGCCCGAGGCGATCTTGAAGTACTGGGCGAACGCGGTCGTCGCGTCCTGCGCGTGCATATCCACGGTGACCTGAAATCCGGCCTTGAAAAACTGGCTCAGGCCATCAAGGCCGCCGTCTGATCGCGCGGCGCAGCAGCCCCGCCATGACCATCGGAAATGGTGGGGACCATTTTTTTATCAGCCCGAACGCAGGCTGACGATGCAGGGCATGTCCCTGCTACGGGAGCAGTAAAAATCATGCAGATTGGTATAGTAGGTCTGGGCAAGATGGGGGGCAACATCGCCATCCGCCTGACACGTCACGGGCACGAAGTGGTGCTTTATGATCGT
This is a stretch of genomic DNA from Komagataeibacter xylinus. It encodes these proteins:
- a CDS encoding fructose bisphosphate aldolase, which gives rise to MPVEQMRKNMSENAGFIAALDQSGGSTPGALRHYGIPDSAYSTDAQMFALMHEMRVRVITAPAFTGKKIIAAILFEQTMNGLVKDTPVPTYLWQEKGVVPFLKVDKGLEPEAGGVQVMKPIPTLEAMLDQAVSKGIYGTKARSVIRLPEREGIAAIVKQQFTLAEQVAARGLVPIMEPEVLIKSPDKAGAEALLHDELHRGLDALPGDYQVMIKVSIPEKADLYLDLIKHPRVQRVVALSGGYPRDEACQRLAANHGMIASFSRALLQDLRYTMTDAEFDAALAKAIEQIFKASTQKG
- a CDS encoding sugar porter family MFS transporter, with amino-acid sequence MPEEDLVSRAMTHARPQGQASSPAASTTGHAIVVGVLAALAGLMFGLDTGVIAGALRFIGTDFNASPRMQEWIVSSMMAAAAVGSLIAGTISFRFGRRRALLGSSVLFLLGSLISALAPSVAVLIIGRIFLGFAVGIAAFTAPLYISEVSAVAQRGSMIACYQLMMTGGIFLSYVTDGMLANGAHWRWMLGLMTVPATIFLIGCLFLPDSPRWLMMRGERLRARTVMRYLRPSPQQADREISDIATELTRGRSEGFSFFRNNANFRRSVGLGIVLQIMQQLTGINVLMYYAPKVFQAADFGASAAGWATALIGLINLVATCVAIVTVDRWGRRPLLLLSCAIMTGSMLLAGGLVEYGGHDTTAQIAMVGSLLVFVLGFAIGAGPLVWTLCAEIQPLRGRDFGIVCSTFTNWATNWAVSNTFLSVLDTLGEAHTFWLFAGMNALFIVITLFYVPETKGVSLENIESHLLAGWPLRDLGARSMPQDGTVSTRPSA
- the tkt gene encoding transketolase: MRSLFPCPVWAPDGAGTARVDIDTLCINTIRTLAMDAVQKANSGHPGTPMALAPPAYALWREVLNYDPANPLWPNRDRFVLSIGHASMLLYSLIYLAGIRDVKDGRILADRPSLTLADIEQFRQLNSRTPGHPEYGHTAGVETTTGPLGQGCGNSVGMAIAQKWLAAHFNKPGFDLFTYHTYTFCGDGDNMEGVSSEAASIAGHLKLGNLTWIYDSNHISIEGNTRIAFTESVHKRFEAYGWYVLELKDANDTGDFRRLLAEAKAETSRPTLIIVHSIIGWGSPHKAGTAAAHGSPLGVEEIRETKKFYGWPEDKSFYVPQGVPEHFQQGIATRGAAASRAWYDLLARYRTAHPDLAAELDLILAGKLPEGWERQISDFPADAKGLASRASSATVLNQVAASYPWMIGGSADLSPSTKTHLTFDGAGDFQPPQWGGTYGGRNLHFGVREHAMGSICNGLALSSLRPYCSGFFIFSDYMKPPIRLAALMKLPVLYIFTHDSIGVGEDGPTHQPVEQLAQLRATPGVTLIRPADANEVAEAWRTLVPLVDRPTVLVLTRQNLPTICRKTYAPASGLAKGAYVLADSSTGTPDIILMATGSEVGLIVKAFEQLRAEGVKARIVSMPSWDLFEAQPQSYRDSVLPPDVTARVAVEQAARLGWERYVGLRGATIVMHSFGASAPAGELEVKFGFTVEAVLAEARGQLAAQR
- a CDS encoding bifunctional transaldolase/phosoglucose isomerase; this translates as MTAYDAGTSEAANPLKQMARFGQSPWLDFIQRSYTESGKLKKLVEEDGLKGVTSNPSIFQKAMGHGTDYDPQIRQILEHQIVDAGTLYETLAIHDIRAAAKVLHPVYEQTAKVDGYVSLEVSPYLARDTSATIAEARRLWLAVGAPNLMIKIPGTDEGAPAVRAAIAAGINVNVTLLFSLNAYKKVVEAHIAGLEDRLSRGESVKGIASVASFFVSRIDVKIDKEIDDRIAVGDRDATALKALRGKVAIANAKLAYEYWQGVVKSPRWQKLAQAGAMPQRLLWASTSTKDKTFSDVLYVDGLIGPETVNTIPPATFDDFRDHGRVAQTLTQDVPGAHTVISEARRLGLDLDGVTRTLVDEGVRGFEEAFDALLGSIAAKQAAFLGHRLTTTTLNLPADLDAAVRAELETWRTQGNVRRLWERDATLWTGHDEASWLKWLSIVDDQLLDLSKFEEFQAEVKARGFRDALLLGMGGSSLGPEVLSVTFGGYEGFPRLYVLDSTDPQQIRDFQDRIDISKTLFIVSSKSGGTLEPNILKAYFFDQAKKVLGDKAGSHFITVTDPGSHMEDVAKKDGFWKIFYGNRQIGGRYSVLSDFGMVPAAIAGLPLKRLLDSALRGEKSCAASVPPAQNPGVVLGSVLGVAARNFGRDKVTLLASPAIYDMGAWLEQLLAESTGKDGRGLIPIDGETAGPASVYGKDRVFIYLRLSGKPCEKQDAAFKKLIAAGEPVVTIELHDRYQIAEEFFRWEFATAVAGSIIGINAFNQPDVEASKIETKKITTAYNETGRLPPYEPFAKDGSFAFYADPKNAAALRVGHTAEGILKAHFARGKAGDYVALLAYIDRDTATREWLQQVRLSVRDGLKLATAAEFGPRFQHSTGQAYKGGPNTGVFLQITCDDAVNLPVPGEKYTFSIVKEAQARGDLEVLGERGRRVLRVHIHGDLKSGLEKLAQAIKAAV